From Leptolyngbyaceae cyanobacterium:
GTACCGCACCGAGTAGAAAACTACTGTACTTAATGCCCCAACAATTTATCGCGCAAATGCTTAACGCGATCGCGTAACTTCGCCGCCTCCTCAAACTCCAACTTTTTCGCTGCTTCCTTCATCTGCGCTTCCAACTGAGTAATCAACTCCGGAATCTCATCTAAAGTAAGTTCATCCACTTGTTCGTAAGCTTTTTCTAACTCTTGGGAATTCAACCGTCGCGAAACTTCCAAGAAATCCAAAATCGAATTAAAAGATTTCTTCACAATAGATTGCGGCGTAATTCCGTGCATTTGATTATATGCCATTTGAATATTGCGCCGTCTCTCCGTTTCTTCGATCGCTTTAATCATGCTATCGGTCAAATTGTCCGCATACAGAATCGCTTGTCCTCTGACGTGACGCGCTGCGCGACCAATTGTTTGAATTAGGGAACGTTCCGCCCTTAAAAAACCCTCCTTGTCAGCATCTAAAATCGCCACCAAAGAAACTTCCGGCAAATCCAAACCTTCCCGCAACAAATTAACGCCGATCAACACATCGAAATCACCCGATCGCAAATTCTGCAAAATCTCTATGCGCTCGATCGAATTAATCTCAGAATGCAGATATCTCACCCGAATACCCCGATCTTGCAAGTACTCGGTTAAATCTTCTGCCATTCGCTTAGTTAAAGTCGTCACCAACACCCGTTCTTGGCGCTTTACTCGCTCTTTAATTTCACCCAGCAAATCATCAATTTGTCCTTCTGTCGGACGCACGAATAATTCCGGATCGAGTACCCCAGTCGGACGAATTACTTGCTCGGCAATTTGACCTTCCGAAATTTCTAATTCCCAATTTCCCGGAGTAGCCGAAACGAAAATACACTGACTCACTTTTTGCCAAAATTCATCAGCTTTCAACGGTCGATTATCCGCCGCGCTGGGAAGCCGAAAACCATGCTCGATCAGCACTTTCTTCCTAGCTTGGTCGCCATTGTACATTCCCCGAATTTGCGGCACGGTGACGTGAGATTCATCAATAACTAACAGCCAATCTTTCGGGAAATAATCAATCAAACATTCCGGCGGTTCTCCCGGAAGACGACCTGCTAAATGACGAGAATAATTTTCTACACCATTGCAATATCCCACTTCTCGCAACATTTCCAAATCGTAGCGAGTGCGCTGATCTAATCGTTGTGCTTCTAATAACTTGCCAGCTTTTTCTAATTCTGCTAACTGTTCCTTTAACTCTTGTTGAATAGCATCGCAAGCACTTTCTAATTGCTCGTCCGGGGTAACAAAGTGACGCGCTGGGTAAATACTGATGCTATCTAAACTTTGCATGATTTCCCCAGTTACCGGATCGACATAACGAATCGCATCAATTTCATCACCAAAAAATTCAATTCGCACGATTCGGTCTTCATAAGCAGGGCCAATTTCCAATACATCTCCCCGCACCCGGAAACGACCTCTGCCAATTTCTGCATCGTTCCGGTTGTATTGCACGCTAGCTAAATCTCGTAATATTTGTCGCTGATTTACTTCTTTTCCTACTCGAAAAGGAATCGCCGCTTTCAAATATTCCGAGGGTATTCCCAATCCATATATGCAGCTAATCGAAGCAACCACAATTACATCCCGCCGCTCGAAAAGCGATCTGGTTGCCGAGTGTCGCAACATATCGATTTCATCATTAATTGCCGCACTTTTTTCGATGTAAGTATCGGTTAGTGGCAAATAAGCTTCCGGTTGATAGTAATCGTAATAACTGATAAAGTATTCAACTGCATTATGAGGAAAAAAATCCCGTAATTCGTTACATAATTGGGCAGCTAAAGTTTTATTGTGAGCTAAAACTAATGTAGGTTTGCCCACTTTTTCAATTACGGACGCTACAGTAAATGTTTTGCCCGTACCCGTTGCCCCCAGCAGAGTTTGGAAGCGATGACCAGCTTGGATATATTTGGTGAGTTCTGCGATCGCTTGCGGTTGATCGCCCGTGGCTTGAAACTTTGCTTGTAAATTAAATGGGGTCATAAATATCTTTGTGAGAGCGCTATTTTATGATAACCATGTTCGAGCTTGGCTTAGTATTTATCGCCACCAAATCAAACTAGTAACTTTTTTATAATAATCATTAATTACCATCATTGAATTATCACCATTTTTATTATACCTTTTTGGTGGATTGCCGAACACTCAAATTCCCGTTTTTACCCTAATATTTATGATAACAAAATATTTTCAATAATCAACTTTAAAGATTTACTTAGCTATTCTATTCCATTGTGGATTTCATTTATTATTAAATACCTCTTAAAGCCTATATCAGTAGAAGCACGCAATTGCATAAATAATATATCGTTAGACTGACGTTGAATAGTAAAAGAAATTAATAAGCTAAATATGTATTCAGAAAAACAACTTTACTTCACAACAATTAACCGAGTTAGCTGTTGGAAGTTATCAACTAGAATAGGAGGAATAAAATGAGTTTAGAAGAAAGAGCAAAAGCTACTGCTAAAAATTTAGAAGGTCAAGCTCAAGAAGCAATCGGTAATGTCACTGGCGATCCGAAAGATCGGGCTGAAGGAAGAGTTAAACAAGCGGAAGCAGAAGCTCGTCATACCAAAGAAGATGTAAAAGATCAAGCGAAGAAAATAGTCGATCGAGCTTAAAAACTTGTCCTAAAAAATCTAGATATATATCCATATCATATCTAGATTTTTTATCTTAACTCATACGCTGTGGCATAGGAGGAAATCAAGGTGAAATTTTTACGGCAAACCCGCCAAATTTTGTTGGCTTTGACTTTAATCTTCGTAATGACGATCGCAACTGCTTGTGGTGGTGTTTCTCAGGCTACCCAAAGCCCTCAGTTACCGGGGATTAGCAGTCCCTACGTACAATTAGAAAGGGGTTCGACAGCCGCAGGTCAAAAGTTTGGCGATTGGGTGGTTAGCACTGCCAAAGGATTAGTGCAAGATGCTTACATTCGCGATAACAATAAATTAGGCGTAGTAATTACGCCGCAAGTAAAGCCCAACGAAGTCAAAAATTTAGCAAAATCACTTCTACAAGGCTTTCACAAAAACTTCCCCAGTCAGGATTTAAAAGTTCTGGTTTACGCACCTGATAAAAAACTGATTTTGACTGCTCAATATGATGAGCAATCGAACCAAATTCGCTATCAATAATTTTGTTGATAATTTAGCACATTTTTTTACCAAAATTAGGAGATGAATAGATGACTAGCAGCGAACAATATAAACGGGAAATTATGAACGATTTGGCTGGCGGTAATGTGGAATCTATGGGTGATGTTTCCGCCGATCCGAGCAGAGAATACGAAAATTTTGATGATTTTGCTCAAAGATCTAGTTATGACGAACGTCGCCAACTGTTTGGTCGATCGCTACATCCCGATCGCATTCCTCCCACTGAAATGGAGCCCGAACTAAAGAATGCGATCTCGAAAATTCAGCCAAGCGAAAGGGACGACGTAGCCAAAGAATTCTTTAAGCGCTTAAAAGAACGCGGCTTAAACGAACGGCAGCTAGAACAACAATTGGGACTTTCTACTCACCATGCTAGCCGCATGAGTGCAGATGATGTCACCAAATTAGCTTCCTTCACCTATCACTCCCATCCAGATATTTTCCAAGACGTACTCGCTGAAAAACCCGCCATTATGAAGTTTCTCAGCAATCCCTTAGTAGCTGCCGTAGTAGGAATCATGGCAGCCAAATGGTTGAGTAATCGGCGATCCTAAATTTTCCCACACCATAGTTGATTCGTGACAAAGGGCGACTGGGCGATCTGGCTGTAGCTGGGTCGCTTTTTCTTAATTTCAGGTCTTGCACCGGGCATATCACCTTAGTTTCTTGCCAATAGCTAAACTTGAAAGCCTATATTTTTCGTGAAGAACCCCGGTTTCTCAGGTCTTGTTGAGAATTGTGCAAGAGGTGAGTCAATACAGCACTTATGGGCGATGCGATCGGACGAATAAATACTACTTTCAAGTACTTGATTGCGCTTTCGCTCTAAATCTGGCGCACACAGCGCAACAACCTACCTTATTTAATCTGGCAATTACCTTTGTCTTGAGTCTATTACTTCATCGACATATCTGTTATATAATTAAATAATCTTTGATATAAGTTAATATATATATTTTTATTTATGTTTGAGTGTTAAAGATGCCTATACCTTTATAATATTTTTTAAACTAAACTCAGATTACAACTAAAAATCCGAACTTCGGGTTTTCTCATAAGCTACTGAATATCCAGAGGTGTTAGCCATGACCGTTAGCAGGACTGCCGAAGAAAAGGATACTGCGACAACCAGCCGCACCCGGAGTCAAAAGAATACCAACCCAAAAGAGGAAAAGGCTATGGCAGCAGATAAAGTTGAAAACAAAGAAACCGAAAATAAAAAGAATGGAAATAATGGAGGAAAACTGGCTAAATTAGGTAACCAAGAATCCTCAGACAGCCAAGCTTTAGCACCTCTGCCAGGGGATCGGCCTGTCGGAAACTCTCATCTAGAAATTAGCGAAACTTTTATGAGTGCTGGAATACGTCCCGTAGAAGCAAGCCATTTAAAAATTACCCAAACAGTCAATATGTCTGGGATACGTCCCGTTATGTCCAGTAATCTAGCAGTAATGGACACAATTAACTCTTCTGGCATTCGTCCAGTTGGCGCGAGTACTCTCAAAATTAGTGAAACTTACGCCATTTTTGGCCCTCGTCCAGTAGCTTCCAACGATATAGATGCAGGTCAAGACCTGATGGGTTTTTTGGATTAGATCGATTGAGAAACCCGGTTTCTTCAAGAAACCGGGTTTCTTTCAATTGTAAGATTAATAAATTTTTTTCTATTCTTAGGAATCGCTCGTACTAATTTTCAATAATTTATTTTCCATTCGACTCTCGCAACATACACTTTTTGTAACTTTTGCTCTTTTCAATTAGCTTCAATAGAAAAAGCTTTCATGTTACAATAGCAGTAATTTGGGTATCTAAAAGCAAATTCGGCTAGATTCAGTCTAATAAGTATTTACTCACTAAAAAATCAGGAGAGGCAATATGAGCCTACAAGACAAAGCCAAAGCGATCGCCAAAAATATCGAAGGCAAAGTACAAGAAGCCGTAGGAGAAATTACCAACAATCCCCAACACAAAGCAGAGGGTAAAGCCAAACAAATTCAATCCCAAGCCATGAATACTTTAGGAAACATCAAAGATAAAGCCAAAAATATCATTGATAAACTGTAACCTTTTTTTCACAAATACTTAATGCGTATTGTACGGACTGTACACCAAGTTAGCGTAACTTACCTAAAAAAATCAGCCAGATAACTATAAAAATTAGCTAGCTGGCTGATTTTTTATTTAATTAATAATATTTGCCAATTCATAATTAATTATTTTACAACTCCTATCCGATAGGGCGGCCAAAATATTTTTGTAGCTTTACCGATAATGTTACCTCGTGGAACGAATTCCCAATAATAACTTTCTTCACGGCGAAGGCGGTTATCATCTGCCAGCGCGTAACAGTTGGGAGGGATAATAATTGCCCCCAATTCATAAATGGGAGGTTCGTTAATATAATTTTCTAGTAAAGGCCGATCGTTAATATATACTTTCCCTTCTTTTACTTCTATTTTTTCTTCTGGCAACCCAATGATGCGGCTGACAAAAGCATCTTTAAAAGTTTGTTTGTTTACCATTTCAGCCGGATAAAATATTACAATGTCTCCTCTTTTGGGTGCTTGGAATCGATAATTTATTTTATTTACAATCAGCCGATCGCTAATCTCTAAAGTCGGTAACATAGAATCAGAAACTATATACCGAGTTTCCGCCATAAATATAGCGATCGAACTCCCTAACAATCCAGAAAATAAGACGGGAATAATAAATGCAGCGACCAAAAATATTTTAATTAACCTGGGGGAAACTTCCCGACGGACTGGAGAGGCTAGATAAGCGTTATAAGCAATTAAAGGCCAACTCAACCAAATTAAAATTGATAAAACAGAAGCAATAACTAAATAAAATAAATTGCTAGTTGAAATAAAGGTAATAATTCCTCCCATAATTGCCAAACTTGCTAAACCAACTCCGATCGGCCATTTACCGATATATATATGGCCAACACCGGGCAACAGTCGCGATAAAAATACTGCTAACCAGGCATCTTTGTCACTTTTACGCAACTTTTCAAAACTAGCTTTATTAGCTTTTTTGGCACATCTATGAGCATCAAATAGACAGTATACGGGAATAAGTATTAAACCAATTAATAAATAGATTAATCCAATAATTACATTAACTTCATAGCTAATTAATACCCATATTCCTGCTAAAATTAAACAAACATGAGCAATTATGAAAAATAATCCTTTTAAAAATTTACCCGAATATAATTGCCCTAGTCCAGGGAAAATTAATGATAAATTTACAGATAACCAAGGCTCCTTACTAGGGGAATGAAGCGATTTAGACATTAATAAGTTAATACATAAAAATTCAAAAGAGCATCGTTAGCAAATATCTAGCTTTCGATGCTCTTAGTTGAGACTATTAAACAGTTGCTAACTCAGGAGTCGGACGCTTGCTATTGCGAATACCTTCGATCGCCTCAGCGTAATCCTTCGCCTTAAACACTGCCGAACCAGCAACGATCGCATTCGCGCCAGCTTCCAAAACTTGCCAGGTATTACTACCCTTCAAACCACCATCCACTTCGATCCAAGGGTCTAAACCCCGTTCGTCGCACATTTGACGCAGCTTGCGAATTTTAGGAATTACCGCCGGAATAAAGCTTTGACCGCCAAAACCGGGGTTAACGCTCATGATCAGAATCAAATCGCAAAGCTCTAACACATACTCGATCAATTCTAAAGGCGTAGAAGGATTGAGAACCACACCTGCCTGCTTACCCAACTCGCGGATTTGTCCCAAAGTGCGGTGCAAGTGGGGAGAAGCATTATGTTCTGCGTGAACCGAGATAATATCAGCACCAGCCTTAGCAAAATCTTCTACATACTTCTCCGGTTCCACGATCATCAAGTGAACGTCCAGAGGCTTCTTAGTAGTCGGGCGAATCGCTTCCACGATCAGTGGACCGATCGTGATGTTGGGAACGAAGCGCCCATCCATCACATCAACGTGAATCCAATCTGCCCCAGCAGCATCAACAGCGCGAATCTCATCACCCAGTCGGCTAAAATCCGCTGATAGTATAGAGGGAGCAACAACGATCGGTTTCTGGGATTGGGTTTGGGTCATGGCCTAAGGTCTCTCCTGCTTCCTGAGTTGTAAGCATTTTAACAAAATGTGACCGAAATTAATGGGATACAAGCCCCGTCCTTCTAGGACGGCTTTCTCTTTATCTTTTTAATCCAGTCGCGAACTACTTCTGATATCATCCTGTCTGTTTCGTCTGCATAAGCTTTCAGAGATTCATATTCAGCATCCGAAAGCCTCACTCTTATTGTTTTTTCCCTTGGCATCGTAGGCGTTTTTAGACTACAATTAAGATTGTAGTTCAGCACAGGCGAAAATTCGTGAGTATCGCCAATCGAGCAATCGATGTTTATCACGTAAAGTGATGCTGATACATGAGGCGCGAAAAACCTCTTAAAAACGCATAGGTCTTAACAGACGCCGATACCAGAAAAGTGTACGCTTTGCGTAGTCGTAAGACTAAAACAATCGACTAAAACAATGTACGGCGGGTCACGCCGGAACATGGGGAAAGAGAGGGAACAGAATTCTAAGACACTCTCAGTAAGTACCCGAACGCTTGGGGAGACAAGCCCTCTGGGTTTATCTAAGTTAGACTCGATACTTAGTAGTTTTCTACGGGTATTTGGTTTAAGTATTGCCGCAAGGATAGGTAATTTAAAGGTGTGTCGCTGAACCAAGAATCCTCGTCGCTCTCTTCGCGAGGAGTGTCAAATTAATAACGCTTTAGCCAGGGAAGCTATAGCATTTCGCGGGTACAAACTATTGGTGAGCGCGGCAAATGGTGAAAAAAAATAAAGCTTGGATTATTTTCGGTTTGACTGCTACGTGCATTAGTACGCCAGTAGTTGCCATCACTAACACTAATGACTCTTCCGTAGGAGAAGCCGGCATCAATGCCTTACGGCTGCATAATTCTCCTTATAATTTGACAGGGAAAAAAATTGCGATCGGTCAAGTAGAAATCGGTCGTCCCGGACAATTCGGCGTAGACAAAGCAGGTAACCGAAATCATCCGGAAGTATCCGTCACCAGAGTATTTTGGCGCGACACGCCCGCCAAAACCGACACCGACGTTGACCCCCACGCCTTCAGCGTTGCCAGCACCATGATCAGCAACAGCAAAGCCGTACCGGGAGTAGCACCAGAAGCCAGACTTTACTCTTCTGCCGTCGGCTCGATGGAAAAAAGCGGACAACCGGAAG
This genomic window contains:
- a CDS encoding CsbD family protein, with protein sequence MSLEERAKATAKNLEGQAQEAIGNVTGDPKDRAEGRVKQAEAEARHTKEDVKDQAKKIVDRA
- a CDS encoding CsbD family protein → MSLQDKAKAIAKNIEGKVQEAVGEITNNPQHKAEGKAKQIQSQAMNTLGNIKDKAKNIIDKL
- the uvrB gene encoding excinuclease ABC subunit UvrB, producing MTPFNLQAKFQATGDQPQAIAELTKYIQAGHRFQTLLGATGTGKTFTVASVIEKVGKPTLVLAHNKTLAAQLCNELRDFFPHNAVEYFISYYDYYQPEAYLPLTDTYIEKSAAINDEIDMLRHSATRSLFERRDVIVVASISCIYGLGIPSEYLKAAIPFRVGKEVNQRQILRDLASVQYNRNDAEIGRGRFRVRGDVLEIGPAYEDRIVRIEFFGDEIDAIRYVDPVTGEIMQSLDSISIYPARHFVTPDEQLESACDAIQQELKEQLAELEKAGKLLEAQRLDQRTRYDLEMLREVGYCNGVENYSRHLAGRLPGEPPECLIDYFPKDWLLVIDESHVTVPQIRGMYNGDQARKKVLIEHGFRLPSAADNRPLKADEFWQKVSQCIFVSATPGNWELEISEGQIAEQVIRPTGVLDPELFVRPTEGQIDDLLGEIKERVKRQERVLVTTLTKRMAEDLTEYLQDRGIRVRYLHSEINSIERIEILQNLRSGDFDVLIGVNLLREGLDLPEVSLVAILDADKEGFLRAERSLIQTIGRAARHVRGQAILYADNLTDSMIKAIEETERRRNIQMAYNQMHGITPQSIVKKSFNSILDFLEVSRRLNSQELEKAYEQVDELTLDEIPELITQLEAQMKEAAKKLEFEEAAKLRDRVKHLRDKLLGH
- the rpe gene encoding ribulose-phosphate 3-epimerase, whose amino-acid sequence is MTQTQSQKPIVVAPSILSADFSRLGDEIRAVDAAGADWIHVDVMDGRFVPNITIGPLIVEAIRPTTKKPLDVHLMIVEPEKYVEDFAKAGADIISVHAEHNASPHLHRTLGQIRELGKQAGVVLNPSTPLELIEYVLELCDLILIMSVNPGFGGQSFIPAVIPKIRKLRQMCDERGLDPWIEVDGGLKGSNTWQVLEAGANAIVAGSAVFKAKDYAEAIEGIRNSKRPTPELATV
- the lepB gene encoding signal peptidase I → MSKSLHSPSKEPWLSVNLSLIFPGLGQLYSGKFLKGLFFIIAHVCLILAGIWVLISYEVNVIIGLIYLLIGLILIPVYCLFDAHRCAKKANKASFEKLRKSDKDAWLAVFLSRLLPGVGHIYIGKWPIGVGLASLAIMGGIITFISTSNLFYLVIASVLSILIWLSWPLIAYNAYLASPVRREVSPRLIKIFLVAAFIIPVLFSGLLGSSIAIFMAETRYIVSDSMLPTLEISDRLIVNKINYRFQAPKRGDIVIFYPAEMVNKQTFKDAFVSRIIGLPEEKIEVKEGKVYINDRPLLENYINEPPIYELGAIIIPPNCYALADDNRLRREESYYWEFVPRGNIIGKATKIFWPPYRIGVVK